DNA sequence from the Coffea arabica cultivar ET-39 chromosome 11c, Coffea Arabica ET-39 HiFi, whole genome shotgun sequence genome:
AGTCTTTCAGCTTCGTGGGTAGTTGGTGTGTTTGTTTTTCGGTGCTTTCAGTGTTTAatgttatttgaattttttggaTGTTCACTGCTAAGTTCGTAAACTGCCATTATGTGGATTGGTCTTTCCTTCCTCTTCCCGGGACAAAAAAGGGATTTCCTGTGTATTTGGCTTAAAATGCTTATGTTATTATATAGGTAAGAGAGAGGCTGAGGAGTCgattgaaaaggaagttgtCGTGAAGAAACAGAAGAAAGGAGCTGGGATACAGGAGGCTatagaaaagaagaagattGAGGTCAAGACTGAGAAGAAGAAGGTGGTTTCTTCTGATGATGAATCTACTTCATCTGAAGAGGAAGATCTCAAAAAGGTTCTAACTCCCTCATCCATAGGatttaaaaagtttttttctTGACATTAGAGAATTTGAAAGCCATATCCTTTGTGTTGTGACCTGAAATTGATGTGCAGGTGGCTACTAAACGTGGAATTCCCGCCAAAGTGGATGTAAAAGATTCAAGTAGTGAAGACGAATCTTCTGATGAAGTGAGTGTTGCTTCCTATTACTTTCTTAGTGGAAGGTACTTTGCTTCTCTCTTATCATCTCATTGTATGGTTGCTTCCAGGAGCGTCCCGCTAAAGCAGCTGCAACTGAGAAGGAACCACCTTTGTCTGCCACCAAGAATGGCACAGCAAAGAAAGGAAAGCAGTCCATTGATTCAGACTCATCAGATGATAGCGATTCTGATGAAGATGAGGTAATTATCTTACTCATGTTTGTGCTATAACCAGTTCTAGAGACTAATCCTTATGTGCTCTTATTGTGGTATGTGGGTTGTTTAAGCAGGTTCCTAAAACCAAGGCTTTAGGTGCAGCTAAAAATGCCCCTGCAGCACCTAACAAGAAGAAACAGCAGTCCTCCAGTGAATCAGAGTCTGACGATGAAAGTAGTGATTCAGATGAGGATACTGGTCCTACTAAAAAGTTACCTGCCAAGAATGGACCAGTTAAAGCTGCCAACAAGAAAGATGATTCTGATTCGGAGGATGACAGTAGCACTTCAGAGGATGAGAAACCATCTGCTGGGGCAGTTAAGACACCTGCCACAGTTGTAAAGAAACAGGTTTTGGAGGATAGCAGCAGctctgatgatgatgttcctGCAACTAAGAAACCAGCAGCCATTAAGGCCCAGCCTGCGGGTGCTTCCAAAAAGAAAGTTGAGTCTCCTGATGAATCTGATTCAGATGATGAAACAAGTGATTCAGATTCGGACTCAGACGTCAAGCTGGTGAGATTTTCAATTCAGCAATGTTGGGGCTGTGTGCAATTGTGTAGCTGTCTTTCATTCCTTGCATAATTTGGTACAAAGACATCAATGGTGTCTAGGTATTGTAGAAAAATGAGTGAACAGAGAATTGAGGGCatgtttggatttttttttccactaATTTAATTGGTCTTTCCGCCCCATTAGCTAGAAACTGTATTCTTTTGCTTAAGCTTAGACTGAAAAAGCTTTTTTATGATGGTTCTGAAGAGTAACTCTCAATGCGCATCTTGAAACATCTTTGCTTATATGAACCCTATAACATGTGAACACAATTTTAGTTgatatcttcaaaaatttttttgggaGCTTGTATATAAATTGCAGAACAGGTCTTGTAGGATGCCTCCTAATTTGCCCAACGCTGCCAAAAATATTCCCCTTGCTGTTAAAAGTAATTAACCATTGAGCAGATCAGATTCTGTATTGTTTGTCAGATACTGTTTTATGAGTTTTTGTCTGTTTTGTTTGATAACTGTACGTTTAGATTTTGTCTGTCCTTGTACAGTTTTTTCTCTTGAAATTGATATTTCTATGTGAGAACATGAtgagcttaagtttcaactTATTGTGAAGCTTAGGTATGGCTGTGAACAAGTCTGTCGTTCAGTTTTTGAATAATTGGTGGTGTTTGTTGGAAATGTGGACTACATATATTTCTTTAGAGAGGTATTATGGTTCTTTCTACATCTTGTTTTCTAATTCCTGATATTTCCTTGTTTTGCTACTTTATCAAATAGCAGCCAGCACCACATAAAGCTGTTTCTCCCAAGAGGCCATCCCCTGCTGCTGAAAACAAGCAGGTAATAGCTTCACATGCTTAAAGAGGACATACTTTTTTGACTGGTATGAGATGCATTTTTGACTTTAGCTTTGCAAGTGCAGGTGAATAAAGACAGCAGTGAGGAAGACACATCTGATGAGGAAAGTGAAGATGAGGAGCCTCAGAAAAAGAAGAGTAAAGTTGTGGTATGTAATTTTCAAGTATGCATTTTTGTTGCCTTTTATCATATCAGTTGGCTTTTGTAATTATTTCTTTGTGGGGTTCTCTAGCCCACTGGTGTTCTGAAATCCAGTGCTAAAGACGGGAAAACAGAAAGTAGTAGTGAAGAGGAAAGTTCTGATGAGGAACCGCCAAAGGCAAACAAGGTAGTGAGATATATTATTAATGGCATTTGACTTTTGTGGGACCTTAACATGTCACTTAGATGTTCAATGCTTGAATTTAACTTTGGCAGCCTGTGCAACCAAAGATAAGCAGCTCAGATGAATCATCTTccgaagatgaagaagaaactTCTGAGGATGAGGAAGAGCCGACCAAAACCCCACAAAAGAAGGTAACATGTTacaatttaaatatttttgtttgtGGTTCTTAAAATGCTATTTATTATGGTTTGATTTGCCTTTTAGTTGGTGAGTGAATGAATTGATTCTTTGAGGTAACATTTTTTCTTGATTGCAAGTAGATAGTCCGAGTTAATTGAGATATACCTTAAAAATTCCACGTGTGCCACTTGACTAGCAGAGTATTATTAAGTGATATTGAAGCTAGCATTACTGTTTTGTAAAACCAGTTGCAAGGTGCTGGTATTTTGGTGTTACCCAACAAATaccctcaagttacttgttcCTAATATCAATTATGTATTATTGGCTTTTCATCCAGGAGCACCACATTATGAGCTAcatatttatttttcatatttttatcaTTGACAGGATATTGATGTTAAAATGGTTGATGCCTTGCCTAAAAAGGAGAATTCTGTGAAGGGTGGTTTGTCATCAGAAAGGAAGGAAGTACGTTTTAGTCATTTCCACTGTACTTGTTGTATGCATTACTTGCAGTTTAAGTTCTCAAATAAGAAGTATCAAAATGTAGCCCAAGACTCCTGGCACTCAGTCCGAGACATGCAGCACAGTGTTCGTTGGGAATCTATCATACTCGGTTGAGCAGGCTGATGTGTATGTATACGATGCTTTCCATTTCTTGTatgaatttgatttgaaaggCATCTTACACTGGTCAGATGCAGGGAGAACTTCTTCAAAGACTGTGGAGAGATTGTCGAGATTCGTTTTAGCATGCATCCAGATGGTTCATTTAAGGGCTTTGGCCATATTGAGTTTGCTACTGCTGAAGCAGCCCAAAAGGTGGAAtgttttgaccaatttatccttTTTATTTGAGGCTTTTGAAACTTTTAAAATGATAGTTTGAGGCTTGAAATAGTTTATATTTATTagtttcttgcttttgcttatTGTACTCGTCATCATCTT
Encoded proteins:
- the LOC113716318 gene encoding uncharacterized protein isoform X2, encoding MGKSSKKSTPKVDAAPAAGATTPGKQLKKGKREAEESIEKEVVVKKQKKGAGIQEAIEKKKIEVKTEKKKVVSSDDESTSSEEEDLKKVATKRGIPAKVDVKDSSSEDESSDEERPAKAAATEKEPPLSATKNGTAKKGKQSIDSDSSDDSDSDEDEVPKTKALGAAKNAPAAPNKKKQQSSSESESDDESSDSDEDTGPTKKLPAKNGPVKAANKKDDSDSEDDSSTSEDEKPSAGAVKTPATVVKKQVLEDSSSSDDDVPATKKPAAIKAQPAGASKKKVESPDESDSDDETSDSDSDSDVKLPAPHKAVSPKRPSPAAENKQVNKDSSEEDTSDEESEDEEPQKKKSKVVPTGVLKSSAKDGKTESSSEEESSDEEPPKANKPVQPKISSSDESSSEDEEETSEDEEEPTKTPQKKDIDVKMVDALPKKENSVKGGLSSERKEPKTPGTQSETCSTVFVGNLSYSVEQADVENFFKDCGEIVEIRFSMHPDGSFKGFGHIEFATAEAAQKAVNELNGQDLLGRTLKVDIARERGSNTPQSGKDRSSFQKGFGSQGPTIFVRGFESNVDENEIKGALREHFESCGEITRISLPRGDNGLKGFAYIGFSDNDAINKALEYDNSEFKESTLTVEEARPRGDGHDSAGGGRSGGRDGGGRFGGRRGGGRFGNSGGRFGNTGGRFGNGGGRFGGGGRGGGGRGRGTPNKTSMATVGTGKKTTFDD
- the LOC113716318 gene encoding uncharacterized protein isoform X1 encodes the protein MGKSSKKSTPKVDAAPAAGATTPGKQLKKGKREAEESIEKEVVVKKQKKGAGIQEAIEKKKIEVKTEKKKVVSSDDESTSSEEEDLKKVATKRGIPAKVDVKDSSSEDESSDEERPAKAAATEKEPPLSATKNGTAKKGKQSIDSDSSDDSDSDEDEVPKTKALGAAKNAPAAPNKKKQQSSSESESDDESSDSDEDTGPTKKLPAKNGPVKAANKKDDSDSEDDSSTSEDEKPSAGAVKTPATVVKKQVLEDSSSSDDDVPATKKPAAIKAQPAGASKKKVESPDESDSDDETSDSDSDSDVKLQPAPHKAVSPKRPSPAAENKQVNKDSSEEDTSDEESEDEEPQKKKSKVVPTGVLKSSAKDGKTESSSEEESSDEEPPKANKPVQPKISSSDESSSEDEEETSEDEEEPTKTPQKKDIDVKMVDALPKKENSVKGGLSSERKEPKTPGTQSETCSTVFVGNLSYSVEQADVENFFKDCGEIVEIRFSMHPDGSFKGFGHIEFATAEAAQKAVNELNGQDLLGRTLKVDIARERGSNTPQSGKDRSSFQKGFGSQGPTIFVRGFESNVDENEIKGALREHFESCGEITRISLPRGDNGLKGFAYIGFSDNDAINKALEYDNSEFKESTLTVEEARPRGDGHDSAGGGRSGGRDGGGRFGGRRGGGRFGNSGGRFGNTGGRFGNGGGRFGGGGRGGGGRGRGTPNKTSMATVGTGKKTTFDD